The proteins below are encoded in one region of Bremerella sp. P1:
- the rplN gene encoding 50S ribosomal protein L14, producing MIQQETRLAVADNTGAKEVMCIKVLGGTRKRTAGLGDVIICSVKEVVPGADVKKKAVVRAVIVRCKKPTRRPDGSYIRFDRNAVVLIDKDNNPRGTRIFGAVARELRDRKFMKIVSLASEVV from the coding sequence ATGATTCAACAAGAAACAAGACTGGCCGTCGCCGACAACACCGGAGCGAAGGAAGTCATGTGCATCAAGGTTCTCGGTGGTACGCGTAAGCGAACCGCTGGCCTCGGCGACGTGATTATCTGCTCGGTGAAAGAAGTTGTGCCCGGTGCGGACGTGAAGAAGAAGGCCGTTGTGCGAGCTGTGATCGTTCGCTGCAAGAAGCCGACTCGTCGTCCTGACGGAAGCTACATTCGGTTCGATCGCAACGCGGTCGTGCTGATTGACAAAGACAATAATCCGCGTGGCACGCGTATTTTCGGTGCGGTCGCTCGTGAGCTGCGAGATCGCAAGTTCATGAAGATCGTCAGTTTGGCCAGTGAGGTGGTCTAA